The genomic region CGCTCCGAGGCGGACATCATCAGCGACCTGTCGTACTTCCACGAGATCTGGACGCAGGTGCGCCAGAAGATGGAATCGCGGCGTCCGCCGGCGGTGCTGTTCCAGGAGCAGAGCCTCGTCACGAAGCTCCTGCGCGACATGCTCACCGACGACTACACGGCCATCCGTCTCGACGACGACGCGGAGCACCGGCGCGTGACGCAGCTCGTCGAGCGGATCATGCCGTCGCTGCTGCCGCGCGTGAAGCTCTACACCAAGGAATACCCGATCTTCGAGGAGTACGGCGTCCAGGCGGAGATCGACAAGGCGCTGCGCCCGAAGGTCTGGCTGAAGTCAGGCGGCTATCTGGTCATCAACCAGACCGAAGCGCTCGTCGCGATCGACGTCAATACCGGCCGCTCCGTCGGCAAGAAATCGAGCGGCCGCCTCGAGGACACGATCGTCAAGACGAACCTCGAAGCGGTGAAGGAGATCGTCCGGCAGATCCGGCTGCGCGATCTCGGCGGGATCATCGTCCTCGACCTGATCGACATGGAGGAGAAGAAGAACCGCCAGCGGGTCTTCCAGGACGTCGAGAAGGAGCTGCGCCGCGACCGCTCGCCGTCGAAGGCGCTGCAGGTCTCGGACTTCGGCCTCGTCATCGTGACGCGCAAGCGCGTCAAGCAGAGCCTCGAGCGGCAGCTCACCGAACCGTGCCCCTACTGTTCCGGGTCGGGATCGATCAAGTCCACCGCGACGATCTGCTACGAGATTCTCGGCGAGGTGCGGAAGATCGGGCCCGATCTCAACGGCCATCGTCTGCTGTTGAGAGTCAATCCCGACATCGCGCGGGCGCTCCACGAAGAGGAGAGCGCCGTGCTGCGCGAAGTGCAGCAGGTGCTCGGCAGACCGGTTACAATCCGGCCCGACGCCCATTTACATCACGAACAGTTCGATGTGATGGCGATCTGAGGAGTTGGCAATTGGCAGTTGGCAGCTTGCAGTCCGAGACTGCAGTCTGCCAACTGCCAACTGCAGGCTGCTAACTCTTTGTCAGATGCACTAGATAGTAGTTCCCACCCTTGTTGATCCACACCCGGACGTAGTCGCCGCCCTTAAGTCCTTCGACCTTCGAACCGCCCGCCGGGGGCGGGGTGTCCTTCTGGACGAGCTGCTTTTCGGTTGCGGGGACGATCGAGACGACTTCGCGGCCGGCCACCTGGCCGCCCTTGACGAACTCGACCCAGCGCTCGAGCTTCTGGTCGCTGCCCTTGGCGTCCGGTTTCGCTTCATCGCCGGTCAATCTGACCGAATAGACGCCCGCCGGCAGGTCCTTGCCGTCGGCCTTGACGCCCTTGGGGATGTGGACCGTGCCGAGCGCCATCGGGCCAGGGGCGGTCGCGTCGCCGGTTGTGTTCGGCTGGGCCTTGG from Vicinamibacterales bacterium harbors:
- a CDS encoding Rne/Rng family ribonuclease, with protein sequence MNKEMIISSGAHDTRVAILEDDQVVEIFIEREHQRGVVGNIYKGRVSKVLPGMQSSFIDIGLERDAFLYVSEVIDTLEEFEKLAGDDDDEDDRSQKAEDRRQKPEDRSADGVEGTEAAPGAAAKPPERRAGRDRDRDQPQAKIEDLLKEGQEILVQVVKEPLGTKGARLTSHVTMPGRFLVFMPTVDHVGVSRKIESREERTRLRGIVKQFRETHGFTGGVIIRTAAGGRSEADIISDLSYFHEIWTQVRQKMESRRPPAVLFQEQSLVTKLLRDMLTDDYTAIRLDDDAEHRRVTQLVERIMPSLLPRVKLYTKEYPIFEEYGVQAEIDKALRPKVWLKSGGYLVINQTEALVAIDVNTGRSVGKKSSGRLEDTIVKTNLEAVKEIVRQIRLRDLGGIIVLDLIDMEEKKNRQRVFQDVEKELRRDRSPSKALQVSDFGLVIVTRKRVKQSLERQLTEPCPYCSGSGSIKSTATICYEILGEVRKIGPDLNGHRLLLRVNPDIARALHEEESAVLREVQQVLGRPVTIRPDAHLHHEQFDVMAI